The genomic segment GGCGGGCCGGTGGCGATGTCGCTGGCGGCGGGTTCGTTCCGCGACGGCACGCGGGTGGCGGGCAGTCGCCCCGAGCTGGTCCGGGCGATGACGGAGGGCAACCGGGAGGCGTTGCTCTCGGTGGTCGACGACGCGCTGGGCAGGCTGGGCGCCGCCCGCGGCTCGCTGGCCTCGACGGGCGGGCTGGCCAAGACGATCCAGGCCGGTCACCAGGGCGCGCAGGCGTTCGCGGACCACCGCGCGCAGGACCGCGTCGGCGTCCAGCTGAGCCTCGCGGCGCCGGACGCGCGGGAGGCGTTGCGCGCGCTCGGGGAACGGGGCGGCCGGGTCACCGGTATCTCCGGCGACCAGGCCACGGCCGAATCAAGCTGAGAAACCCCTGATCAGTGCGCCGGCGGGGGCGGCGGCGGGGTCGGCGGGGTCGGCCCACCGGCCGGAGGGGTCGGTCCGCCGGGCGGCGGGGTCGGGCCACCAGGGCCACCAGGAGTCGGGCCACCGGCGGAAGGGCCGGAAGGACCGGAAGGGCCGGCCGGCGGGGTCGGGCCGTCGCCGGGCGCCTGCTCGCCCTGGTTCTTGTGGAGCAAGCCCTTCGCCTTGCCGGTGGCGTTGTCGATCTTGTCGGCGTGCTTGCCGAACTTCGACTTCGCCACCCCGCTGGCCTTGTCGAGCCCCTGCTCGATCTTGTCGCTGTTCTTGTCCAGCGCGTTCTTCGCCTTGTTCTTCAACTCGTCGAAGTTTATGCCCATGTACCCATGGAACAGCAGTTCAGCGGAAGCGCAACCCCACTCGTCAGGTCCAGCGATCGATGAGGAACCGCCGGACGAACCGCATCGGTGATCGTTCGGTCAGATCCGGCCCGCGCACGGCGTCGAACACGGCGGTCAGCCCGTCGACCACGCCGGAGAGCTGAGCCCCGCGCGGCATGGCCATGCTCGCCGGATCGCGCTGCTCCCGCACCGCCGCCGCCAGCTCGGTCAGCGCCGCGGTGACGTGCTCGACCTCGCGGGGTTCCGGGGGCGGCGCGCCGTGCTCGACGGTCACCACCACCTCGGTGATCGCGTCGGTGAGCCGCTCCATTTCGACGATCACCGGCCACCACGCCACGGCCTGCCGTCCCGCCGCCGACGGTTCGACGATGACCTGCTGGAACGTGGTCCGCAGGTCGGCCAGCGCCCGGTACGCCCGGCGGCGGGCGCGCGAGCGTTCGGCCCGGTCCTCCGCCGAATCGACCGGTTCCAGCGCGCGACCGGCGTAGGTGGTCACGGAGTCCAGCGCGTCGGCGAGCTGCCCGCCCACCCGCGGCCGCATGCTGCCCGGCCACAGCAGGTACCCGAAGAGCAGCACGATCGCGCAGCCCAGCACGGTGTCGACCAGCCGTGCCAGCACCACCGCCCAGTCGCCGTGGCTGGACAGGTCCATCTGCAGGATGATCAGCGGCGTGACGAAGGTGGCCAGCAGCCCGTAGTTGCGGACCTTGCCGATCGCCACCCCGGCGGCGAACAACGCGCTGAACCCCACCAGCCACCAGCCCTGCGCGCCCAGCCCGAGCACCGCCGCGCCGATGGTCACGCCGGCCACCGTGCCGAGCCCGCGCAGGACCGCGCGGCCGAACACCGAGCCGAAGTCCGGTTTGAGCACGATGCCCACGGTCAGGGTGATCCAGTACGACCGTTCGAACGGCACCAGGAGGCTGACCACCTCGGCGATCGCCACGCACAGGGTCAGGCGCAGGGCCGCGGTCCAGGTCACCGGCCCGGCCAGGGAGCTGAGCCAGTCACGCAAACGCTTGCGCAACGGGACCGGCTCGCGGCGCTTGCGTTCCTTGCCCTTGCCGATCTTCACCAGCCCCGCGCGCAACGCCAGTGCCATCGGCTCGTCGATGTCGAGTTCGGGGACCGGCGGCAGTTCGGCGTCCATCCGGACCGCGGTGGCCAGCCGGACCAGGTAGTCGACCAGCTCGCGCGGCGGCCGCTCCCCCGCGTTGACCATGGCCACCGACGCCTCGACGGCCGGGGTGCTCGCCGAGAGCACGGTGAGCAGCCGCCGGTAGGTTTCGTCCCGGCCGGACAGCCAGGACCGCGCGGTGAGCAGCCGGTCGTAGGCGGTGTTGAGCGCGGAGGTCAGCTGGTGCCGGGCGGCGCGCTGGGTGTCCTCGTCCTCGGCCGACAACATCGCCGCCAGCTCGATGAACACCTGGGTGACCGCGGTCCGTTCGGGCGTGGTGGCCCGGACCGTCCAGCCGAACAACGCGACCGTCAACCCCCAGGCCGAGCCCACCACGAAGCACAGCAGGGAGATTTCGAGCTGGACGCCGAGCAGGTGCTGCCCGGTGCCGAGCACGCAGAAGACGAACATCTGCAACGCGGCGATCGACGCGTTGCTCCCGGCCGCGCTGATCAGCGCGGACAACGCCGCGACGACGATCACCACCGGAATCGAGGCGGCCGGGTTCCCGCCGCTGAACAGCCCGGCGGCGTACCCGGCGAAGGCGGCGACGGCCGCACCGGTGATCCGGCGCGCGCGGTAGCGGTACGGCCCGGCGGCTTCGGAGAGCACGGTCGGCAGCGCGCCGGTCGAGACCACCGCACCGAGCGTGATGTCGCCGAGCGCGAACCCGATGGCCAGCGGCACGGCCAGCGCGATCGGGGCGCGGATCGCGCGCGTCCACGGCAGCGGGTCCGGCTTGCTGCGCAGGAGGTGCACGAGCCAGTTCGGGGCGGACAGATCGCGCGAGCTCACGCCCTCACTGTCTCATCCCGACACGACGTAATCAGCCCAGATGCGGTAGCCCTCGGGTCCGGGGTGGAATCCGTCGGAGGCGAACGCGCTCGCGGTCATCCGGTCCACCGGCATCACCACGTGCCGCACGCCGGGCAGCGCGGCCAGCGAGGCGGCGGCCGCGTCCAGCGCGAGCGAGCGCAGGCCGAGCACGTCCCGCAGCGGCCGCGGCAGGGCCGGGAACCGCCCGAGGTGCGGGACGCCGGTGAGCACCACCGGCACCGGGCCGAGCGCCCGCCGCACCGCGCAGACCAGCCGCAACAGGTCGCGCCGGTAGCGGGCCGGCGAGTGCAACTCGATCGTGTCGTTCACGCCGAGCGCGATCACCACCAGATCGGCCGGTTCGGCGACCGCGCCGGGCAGCAGTTCGTCGTGGACCACGCGGGCGTTCGCCCCGGTGCGCCCGGCCACCCGCCACGCCACCCCGCGCCCGGTCTTGGCGGCCAGCGCGACCGCCAGCCGCCCGGTGAGCGCCTCGTCGTGGTCCCGCGCGCCCACGCCGTCCACAGTGGACTCGCCGAGCACGAGCAACCGCAACGGGTCCGGGCCGGGCACGAGGCCGGTCAGCGGGCCGGCCGCACCCGGCAGGCGTGGCGTGTCCCGGCGCACGCGCAGGCCCTGGCGGATCAGCACCGGCGCGAGCAGCAGGGTGGCGAGGTCGGCGCGCCGCCTCACTGCTCCTTCTCTCGCCGCCAGCGGTCGATCAGCACCGGGATCTCCTTGCTGATGAACTCGAAGAACTCCTTGGTCTCGGCGATCCGCTTGCCCGCCGGCGTGCCGTGGCCGACCGCGTCCACCCCGCGGGCCAGCACCTCGGACAACTGCTGGTAGATCGTGTCCTTGCGGCCGAAACCCTCGTACCACTGGTCGTCGCCGATCAGGTAGTGGTCGCGCCGCTCCCCCGGCTCGCGCGCGCGGGTGACCAGGCCGACGTGCGTCAGGTAGCGCACCGCGCCGGACACGGCGGCGGGGCTGATCTGCAGCACGTCAGCCAGCTCACCCGCGGTGAGGCTGCCCTTCTGGGTGGCCAGCAGCGCGGTGAACACCCGCGACGGCATGCGCTGCAGGCCGGCGTCGGTCAGCATGATGGCGAAGTCCTCGATGAACTGCCTGGTCTCGGCGTCGCCTGGTGGGCCCTGCTCGGCTGGGGTGGTGGCCATGGCTCCATCCTTCCCGACCCGGTGAACAGGCATCACGGGGTCCATACGTTTTCTTAACTTCACAACTTTGTGAAATAACTGTAGCTTCGGCCGCATGGACAACGCCATCTCCATCTCCGGCCTGGTCAAGACCTTCGGCCGGACGAAGGCCCTCGACGGCCTCGACCTGTCCGTCGCCTCGGGGGAGGTGCACGGATTCCTAGGCCCGAACGGCGCCGGGAAGTCGACCACGGTCCGCGTCCTGCTGGGGTTGCTGCGTGCCGACGCCGGGTCCGTCCGCCTCCTCGGCGGCGACCCGTGGCGCGACGCGGCCTCCCTGCACCGGCGGCTCGCCTACGTCCCCGGCGACGTCAACCTGTGGCCCAACCTCTCCGGCGGCGAGGTGATCGACCTGCTCGGACGCCTGCGTGGCGGGCTCGACCAGCGCCGCCGCGCCGAGCTGATCGAGCGGTTCGACCTCGATCCGAAGAAGAAGGGGCGCACCTACTCCAAGGGCAACCGGCAGAAGGTGGCCATCGTCGCCGCCCTTTCGTCCAAAGTGGACCTGTTGCTCCTCGACGAACCCACCTCCGGGCTCGACCCGCTGATGGAGGCCACCTTCCAGTACGCCATTCAGGAGGAACGCGAGCAGGGCCGCACGGTGCTGCTGTCCAGCCACATCCTGGCCGAGGTCGAGGCGCTCTGCGACCGGGTCAGCATCATCCGCAACGGGCAGAACGTGGAGACCGGCACGCTGGCCGAACTGCGGCACCTGACCCGGACCTCGATCACCGCGGAACTGGCGGGCCACCCGAACGGGCTGTCGAACCTGCCGAACGTGCACGACCTGCACGTCGAGGGCAACCGCGTCCGGTTCGACGTCGAAACGCATTCGCTCGACGAGGCGTTGCGGCAGCTGACGAACGTCGGCGTGCGCAGCCTGGTCAGCCAGCCACCGACGCTGGAAGAGCTGTTCCTGCGCCACTACACCGCCGAAGCCACCGCGTCGAAGCACGAGGCGAGGGCCCGATGACCACGAACCCGTTGCTCGGCACGCGTCACCTGGTGCGGCTCGCCCTGCGCCGCGACCGGATCGTCCTGCCGGTCTGGATCCTGCTGCTCGGCGCGATCCCGGCGGCTGTCGCCGGGTCCTACGCCGAGCTGTACAAAACCGAGGCCGAGCGGCAGTCGCTGACCACCGGCATGGCGGCGAACCCGTCGCTGAACCTGATCTACGGCCCACCGTTCGACCTCTCCGACGCCGGCGGGTTCACCGTCTGGCGCTACGGCACGCTCGTCCCGTTCTTCCTGGCCATGGCCTGCATCTTCACCGTCACCCGGCACACCAGGCAGGAGGAGGACACCGGCCGCCAGGAGCTGCTGTCCTCCGGTGTGCTCGGCCGGTTCGCCGCGCTGACCGCGGGCGTGGTGACGGGCGCGCTGACCGCGGCGGGCACCGGCCTGCTGACCGTCGTCGCACTGGCGGGCGCGGGGGTGCCGGTCAGCGGGGCGGTGGCGTTCGGCGCGGCGATCGCGCTGGTCGGGCTGGTGTTCACCGCCGTCGGGGCGATCACCGCGCAGCTCGCCGAATACGCGCGCACAGCCAACGGACTGGCCATGGCGGTGCTCGGCATCGCCTTCCTGCTCCGCGCCGTCGGGGATGCGGCGAAGGACGTGGGCTGGCTGTCGTGGCTGTCGCCGATCGGCTGGTCCACCCAGGTCCGGCCGTTCGCGGGGGAACGGTGGTGGGTGCTCGGGCTGCTGCTCGGCACGGCGATCGCGCTGGGAGCGGTCGCCTACGCCCTGAGCACGCGGCGGGACGTGGGCCTCGGCCTGCTGCCCGCGCGGCCCGGCCCCGCCACCGCCGCCCCCGGCCTGCGCAGCCCGCTCGCACTGGCGTGGCGGCTGCACCGCGGCTCGTTCCTCGGCTGGACGCTCGCGTTCGCGGTGATGGGCGCGTTGTTCGGCTCGCTCGCCGCGGGCATCGGCGACGTGATGGGCGAAAGCCAGGCCACCAGGGAAATGCTCGCGCGGATGGGCGGCGCCGACCAGATCGTCGACGCCTTCCTCGGCACGCTCGGCCAGATCTTCGCGATCATCGCCTCGATGTACGGGGTTCAGGCGGCACTGCGGATGCGGGCGGAGGAGGTGGCGGTCCGGGTGGAGCCGTTGCTGGCCACGCGCGTCGGACGGCTGCGCTGGACCGCGGGTCACCTCCTGTTCGCGCTGCTCGGGTCCGCGGTGATGATGGCGGTGGCCGCCGTGCTGGCGGGACTGCTGCACGGACTGCGCGTCAGCGACGTGGCGAACCAGGTCCCGTCGGTGCTCGGGGCGACCATGGCGCAGCTGCCCGCGGTGTGGGTGGTGCTCGGCGCGACCGTGCTGTTGTTCGGGTTCCTGCCGAAGTACGCCACGGTGGCCTGGGCGGTGGCGGGCGTGTGCGTGATGCTGAGCCTGTTCGGGCCGGTGCTGCAACTGAGCCAGGTGGTGCAGAACATCTCGCCGTTCACGCACGTGCCGAAGCTGCCGGGCGCGGAGTTCACCGCGACGCCGCTGCTGTGGCTGGCGGGGATTTCCGTGGTCGCGCTCGGCGTGGGACTGGCGGGCTTCCGCCGTCGCGACATCGGCTGACCTACCCGGCGCGGACGGTCCCGCTCGCCTCGACCACGAGTCGTTGCTGCGGGCTGCCCGCGCCGCAGCCGGGACCGTTCGGGTAGGTCTGTTCCGGGGTGAGCGGCAAGGTCGCCGTGACGCTTTCGGTGCCGGTGAGCCGGAGGGTCGCCTGGATCTCGGTCAGCGGCAGGTCGAGCACGTCCCCGAAGGCGTGCTTGCCGCCGGTCTGCCGCACCTGCGCGGAGCACACCTCGCCCGCGCAGGTGGTCTCCCCGGCCGCGGTCGACGGGTACAGCTCCAGGTCGAGGGTCCGGCAACGGCCGTCCCAGCAGAGTTCGAGCGTGCCGGAGTCGACCTTCGGCGCGACCGCCGGATCGACCTCCACGCTCACGCCCGAGCGACTGCCGATCGCGGTGCAGGCCAGGTCCGCGCCGGAGCAGGCGGGCAGCAGGGCGAGCGGGAACACCAGTGGGACGAGGGCGCGCATACCGCCAAGACGCGGCCCGACCCCGGTCCGGTTGCTTCCCGTTCCGGAGACGGCAATCGGCCGCCGAGCAACACCCGAACGGGGTAGAGACCGTACGGGCGGTCGGCCGCTACGGTGACCGCGGTAACAGCTCGACGACGTGCTGTGAGCCCCCGCAGGAGGAGTCCTGATGGCTACCCCCACCACGAACGAAGGCGGTCAGGAGACGGGCTCGGGCTTCGGCCGCCGCGGTTTCCTGGCCTTCCTGGTCGCCGCCCCCACCCTGACCATCGCCGCCGACCTGGCCGTCGAGCAACCGGCCGAGGCGCAGATCCCCAGCCTCCCCGGCCCGGCTGACATCCTCGACCTCGGCGACGTGCTGATCCTGGCCGGTACGCCCACCGCGCACATGCTGGTGCTGGAAGTCGGCGAAGACAACCGGATCCGGCTGCACCTGCCGCGTGCGGAGGTCGGCCAGGGCATCACCACCGCGGCCGCGATGCTGGTCGCCGAGGAGCTCGGGGTTCCACTGTCCCAAGTGGACGTTTCGCTGTCGGACGCCCGTTCGGAACTGTTGTTCAACCAGTTGACCGGTGGTTCGAACACCATCCGCTCGATCTACGGCCCGGTGCGCGCGACCGCCGCGGCCGCCCGCGCCCGGCTGGTCACCGCGGCCGCCGCGAAGTTCGGCGGGAACGCGGCGAAGTACGACGCACGCGGCGGTTCGGTGGTGGCGCCGGACGGCCGGTCGGCCACCTTCGGCTCGCTCACCACGGCCGCGGCGAAGGTGGAGCAGTCGGCGGTGGTCACCGAGCCGAAGGCCGAGTCGGCGCACCAGCTCGTCGGCAAGCCGACCTCGCGCATCGACGCGCTCGCCATGGTCACCGGCAAGCGGCAGTACACCCTGGACCTCGACGTGCCGGGCGCGCTGCCGACCGTGCTGAAGCGGCCGCCAACCATCCGCGGCACGGTCAAGTCCTTCGACGACTCGGTCGCGCGCGCCATGCCCGGCGTGGTGGACATCGTCGCCATCGACAGCGGGGTCGCGGTCATCGCGGAGACCTTCGGCCAGGCGATCGACGCCAAAGACCAGCTGAAGGTCACCTGGAACAAGGGCACCATCGACGAGCTTTCCGACGCCGACATCAAGAAGAAGCTGCGCGCGGCCGCGCTGCCGTTCGTCGTGCCGCCGCTGCTCACCCAGCACGTGGACGCCGAGTTCGACTTCGCCTTCGTCAGCCACGCGCCGCTGGAGACGAACTCCGCGATCGCCGACGTCCGTGCCGATCGCGCCGAGATCTGGTCCTCGCTGAAGTCGCCCATCGTGGCCAAGCAGACCATCGCGCAGGAGATCGGGCTGCCGGAGAACAAGGTGACCGTGCACGTCATGCCGGGCGGCGGGTCATTCGGCAGGCGGCTGTTCTTCGACGGCGCCCTGGAAGCGGCGAAGGTGTCGAAGAAGGCGGGCCGCCCGGTGAAGCTGATGTGGACCCGGATCGACGACATGCGCCACGGCCGGGCCCGCGCCGCCACCCACCACAAGGTGCGCGCCACCTTCGCGCTGGGCAACGTGCTCACCTACGAACACCGGGTGGCCAGCGTCGAGACCGACTTCCGGCACGGCCTCGGCGAAATCCTCACCGCGACGGCGGCCAGCCTGCCGGTGGCGGGCAACCTCAGCTTCGCCCAGACGGTCTTCCTGACCACGGTCAAGGTGCCCTACAACTTCGGCGTGGTCACCGAGCTGCTCAACGAGGTGCCGCTGCCGATGAACACCGCGAGCTGGCGGTCGGTGTACTCGGCCACCACGCGCGGCGCCGAGGAGATCGTGGTCGACGAGATCGCGAAGAAGCTCGGCAAGGACCCGTACCGGTTCCGGCGGTCGGTGCTGAAGGACGACAAGCAGCGCGCGGTGCTGGACAAGGTCGCCGAAGCCGGCGAATGGGGCAAGAAGCTGCCCGCCGGGTGCGCGCAGGGCATCGCCTTCCACGAGGAGTACAAGTCGCGCACGGCGTGCCTGGTCGAGATCGACGCGCGCGACCCGAAGAAGCCGCGGGTCACCAAGGCCACCATCGCCGTCGACGTCGGCAGGCCGATCAACCCGCGCGGGCTGGAGGCGCAGATGCTCGGCGGGCTGACCGACGCCATCGCCACCGTGCTCAGCGCCGGCCTGCACGTGGACAAGGGCCTGCCGCTGGAGGGCAGCTACTCGCAGTTCCACTACGCGCGGCAGAAGGACACGCCGCGGGACGTGCGGGTCTTCGTGCTGCCGGCGAACGGGGAGCCGGGCGGCGCCGGGGAACTCGGGCTGCCGGCCGCGGTCGGCGCGGTGGCGAACGCCTACGCCAGGGCGACCGGCACCCGGCCGCGCAGCTTCCCGATCAACTTCGACGTCGACTTCGACCCGTTCCCCCGCTGAGGAGTGCGCCCGTGCCCACCTACACCTTTTCCGTGAACGGGAAGACCGTCACCGTCGACGCACCCGCCGACCTGCCGCTGCTCTGGGTGCTGCGGGACAAGCTCGGCGTCAAGGGACCGAAGTACGGCTGCGGCATCGACGTCTGCAAGGCGTGCACCAGCCACCTCGACGGCGAGGCGATCAACCCGTGCGTGGTGCCGGTCGCCGAAGCCGCCGGTCGCGAGGTCACCACCATCGAAGGACTGGCGGACGGGGACCAGCTGCACCCGGTGCAGGAGGCGTGGCTGGAACTGGACGTGGCGCAGTGCGGGTACTGCCAGCCCGGTCAGATCATGGCCACCGTCGCGCTGCTGAAGAAGAACCCGAACCCCACCGACGCCGAGATCGACGCCATCGAGAACGTCTGCCGCTGCGGTACCTACTTCCGGATCAGGGAGGCCATCAAACGGGCCGCGGCGAAGTGAGCACAATGAGCGGATGACTTCCCCAGGATGGCCGATCGCAGGCAAGTCACCGGCCATCCTGGCCGCCTTCACCCGCAGCGTCGCCGAACACGGCTACGACGGCACCAACTTCGGCGACATCGCCGGTGAGCTGGGCATTTCCAAGGGCACCATCGTGCACCACTACGGCACGAAGGACCGGCTGCTGGCCGCGCTGCACGAGTCGTACATGCAGCGACGGCTGGCCGAGGCCCGGCTGATCGTCGACCGCCTGCCGGGCCCGCCGGAGCAACTGGCCGGGCTGCTGTTCGCGTTCATGCTCTACCAGGTGCACGACCGGGCGGCGACGGTCGCCTTCCAGCGCGAAATCGCCCGGCTGGCCGAACACGAGTCGATGGCCGAGGGCGTGCGGCTGCGCAACGAGTACCTCGCGCTGGTGCGGTCCGTGCTGAGCGCGGGCCAGCGTTCGGGTGATTTCCGCGAAGGTGATTTCCGTCTCCGGAGCCTGCTGATGTTCGGCTCCGCGCACTGGGCCTGGACCTGGTTCGACCCGAGCGGTCCGGACAGCGCCGAACAGGTGGGCGCCTGCTTCGCGGACCTGGTCCTGGCCGGTTTGCTCACCCGGCGCGAGGCGCTGGCCGAACTGACCTCTTTGGACGGACCGGTGCTCGCGGCGGTCCGCGACTGCTTGGGGTGATCAGTTTTACGGTGGTGAGCACGGCTCCGGACAGGGAGACTGGTTCCCGACAGACCAGTGAATGACGGAGGCCCGCATGCCCAGTACCGGAAGCGAACAGGGCGGTACACAACTGAGCCCCGCCGCCAGGGAACGCCTGGAGGGGGAACTCGCGCGCCTGCGTGAACAGCGTGCGGTGAACGCGCCCAACTTCCGGGACGAGGACCCGATCGGGGACAGCGCCGACCAGGCGGATCTGATCGAGCGCGCCGAGACCACGGCGTTCATCGACCGCCGCATCCGCGAAGTGACCGACCTGCTGACCCACGGCAAGAGCCAGACCGCGGCGGCCAAGGAAGGCCTGCTCCCCGGCGGCACCGAGGTGACCCTGCGGTTCGCCGACGGTGACGAGGAGACCATGCAGGTGGTCGAGTTCGCCGACGAGGCGACCACGCCGGACGCGTCCGCGCTGACCAGCGACAGCCCGCTGGGCCGTGCGCTGGTCGGCCGCCAGTCCGGCGACACGATCACCTACCGCACCCCGGGCGGCGACCTGAGCGCCGAGATCGTCTCGCTGAAGCTCCCGGCCTGAGTGTCGTGAGTGCGCAGGGCCCGCCCTGCGCACTCACGACCGGCTCAGCGGTAGCCGGCGCGTTTGAGGGCGTCGGCCAGTGCGCCACCCCCGCCGCTGTTGCTGTTGTTGCCACCGCGGTCGTTGCCGCCGCCCCGCCGCTGGCCACCGCCCTGCTGCTGGCGGCGCGGCTGCTGCGGCTGGCGGCGCTCGTTCGCACCGCGCTCAGGACGCCCGCCCGGCGTGACCTCGTCGTCGAGGCGCAGGGTCAGCGAGATGCGCTTGCGCGGCACATCCACGTCGAGCACCTTCACCCGCACGATGTCACCCGGCTTGACCACCTCACGCGGGTCCTTGACGAAGTTCTTCGACAGCGCCGACACGTGCGCGAGCCCGTCCTGGTGCACGCCGACGTCGATGAAGGCGCCGAACGCCGCGACGTTGGTGACCACGCCTTCCAGCGTCATGCCGGGCTTGAGGTCGGACAGCTTGTCCACGCCCTCGGCGAAGGTGGCGGTCTTGAACGCCGGACGCGGGTCGCGGCCGGGCTTGTCCAGCTCGGCCAGGATGTCGGTGACCGTCGGCAGGCCGAAGGTGTCGTCGACGAACTTGCGCGGGTCGAGCTTCTTGAGCACCGGCGAGTTGCCGATCAGCGACGGCAGTTCCGTGCCGGTGGCCGACAGGATGCGGCGGACCACCGGGTAAGCCTCGGGGTGCACCGCGGAGGTGTCGAGCGGGTCGTCGCCACCGGGGATCCGGAGGAAGCCGGCGCACTGCTCGAAGGCCTTCGGGCCGAGGCGCGCGACCTCCTTCAGCGCGGTGCGCGTGCGGAACGGGCCGTTCTGGTCGCGGTGCGCGACGATGCTCTCCGCGAGGCTGGAGCCGATGCCCGACACCCGGGTGAGCAGCGGCGCGGACGCGGTGTTGACGTCCACGCCGACGCCGTTCACACAGTCCTCGACCACCGCGTCCAGCGACCGCGACAGCGAGACCTCGGACAGGTCGTGCTGGTACTGGCCGACCCCGATGGACTTCGGATCGATCTTGACCAGCTCGGCCAGCGGGTCCTGCAGGCGGCGGGCGATGGAGACCGCGCCACGGATGGACACGTCCAGCGAAGGCAGTTCCTGTGACGCGAAGGCCGACGCGGAGTACACCGAGGCGCCCGCCTCGGAGACCATCACCTTGGTCAGCTTGAGGTCGGTGAACTTCTTGATCAGGTCGTCGGCCAGCTTGTCGGTCTCACGGGAGGCCGTGCCGTTGCCGATGGCGATCAGCTCGACCTGGTGCGCGTGCGCCAGCTTGGCGAGCTTGGCCAGCGCCTCGTCCCAGCGGTTGGCCGGCTGGTGCGGGTAGATGGTGTCGTGGGCGACGACCTTGCCGGTCGCGTCGACCACGGCGACCTTGACGCCGGTGCGGAACCCGGGGTCCAGCCCCATCGTGGCGCGGCTGCCGGCCGGGGCGGCGAGCAGCAGGTCACGCAGGTTGGCGGCGAACACGGCGACGGCGTCGTCCTCGGCGGACTGGCGCAGCCGCATGCGCAGGTCGATGCCCAGGTGCAGGAGGATCTTGGTGCGCCAGGCCCAGCGGACGCAGCCGAGGAGCCAGGTGTCGGCCGCGCGGCCCTTGTCGGCGACGCCGAAGCGCTGCGCGATGCGCGTCTCGAACTCGCTGGGACCGGTGATGACCTCGCCCTCGGGGGTCTCGTCCGGCTCCATGGTGAGATCGAGGATCTCTTCCTTTTCCCCGCGGAACATGGCGAGGATGCGGTGCGAGGGGAGCTTGGTGTACGGCTCGGAGAAGTCGAAGTAGTCGGCGAACTTG from the Amycolatopsis magusensis genome contains:
- a CDS encoding (2Fe-2S)-binding protein, with the protein product MPTYTFSVNGKTVTVDAPADLPLLWVLRDKLGVKGPKYGCGIDVCKACTSHLDGEAINPCVVPVAEAAGREVTTIEGLADGDQLHPVQEAWLELDVAQCGYCQPGQIMATVALLKKNPNPTDAEIDAIENVCRCGTYFRIREAIKRAAAK
- a CDS encoding TetR/AcrR family transcriptional regulator, giving the protein MTSPGWPIAGKSPAILAAFTRSVAEHGYDGTNFGDIAGELGISKGTIVHHYGTKDRLLAALHESYMQRRLAEARLIVDRLPGPPEQLAGLLFAFMLYQVHDRAATVAFQREIARLAEHESMAEGVRLRNEYLALVRSVLSAGQRSGDFREGDFRLRSLLMFGSAHWAWTWFDPSGPDSAEQVGACFADLVLAGLLTRREALAELTSLDGPVLAAVRDCLG
- a CDS encoding GreA/GreB family elongation factor, with amino-acid sequence MPSTGSEQGGTQLSPAARERLEGELARLREQRAVNAPNFRDEDPIGDSADQADLIERAETTAFIDRRIREVTDLLTHGKSQTAAAKEGLLPGGTEVTLRFADGDEETMQVVEFADEATTPDASALTSDSPLGRALVGRQSGDTITYRTPGGDLSAEIVSLKLPA
- a CDS encoding Tex family protein translates to MATSSGTVSIERKIAEELGVAERQVSAAVGLLDGGSTVPFIARYRKEVTGMLDDTQLRTLEDRLRYLRELEDRRTAVLDSIRSQGKLDEALETQILAADSKARLEDIYLPYKPKRRTKAQVAREAGLEPLADGLLNEPGTDPQAAAAAFVDADKGVADAQAALDGARAILVERFAEDADLLGELREKMWTGGRLKSKVRSGKEEEGAKFADYFDFSEPYTKLPSHRILAMFRGEKEEILDLTMEPDETPEGEVITGPSEFETRIAQRFGVADKGRAADTWLLGCVRWAWRTKILLHLGIDLRMRLRQSAEDDAVAVFAANLRDLLLAAPAGSRATMGLDPGFRTGVKVAVVDATGKVVAHDTIYPHQPANRWDEALAKLAKLAHAHQVELIAIGNGTASRETDKLADDLIKKFTDLKLTKVMVSEAGASVYSASAFASQELPSLDVSIRGAVSIARRLQDPLAELVKIDPKSIGVGQYQHDLSEVSLSRSLDAVVEDCVNGVGVDVNTASAPLLTRVSGIGSSLAESIVAHRDQNGPFRTRTALKEVARLGPKAFEQCAGFLRIPGGDDPLDTSAVHPEAYPVVRRILSATGTELPSLIGNSPVLKKLDPRKFVDDTFGLPTVTDILAELDKPGRDPRPAFKTATFAEGVDKLSDLKPGMTLEGVVTNVAAFGAFIDVGVHQDGLAHVSALSKNFVKDPREVVKPGDIVRVKVLDVDVPRKRISLTLRLDDEVTPGGRPERGANERRQPQQPRRQQQGGGQRRGGGNDRGGNNSNSGGGGALADALKRAGYR